One Pyrus communis chromosome 13, drPyrComm1.1, whole genome shotgun sequence genomic window carries:
- the LOC137712261 gene encoding COP1-interactive protein 1-like, producing MLFLTVATSFDVRVIFLREFVLSAEIENNVTRIFKLIKNEDLGKKDGNRKDLKKESELVALIENFYEQYQSLYALYDHLVGESGRIVRGKKERKGFSMSPSSSDSEYYSSEDIEGNNARLERSNSIKHELKNEHSEGSGDLKRKSVSGNGEKEAINSEYLAALRKLKQAEIVDNDLKDEVDEKVKELSALVEAHEAHGNHSSARVKELEGQLTGFKMELESLCSQKRDLEAWKEGKSAEAKQLGDKNIGLHARILELELVLKERDDEISDLKYKLKGNEEGSVSKISELMTRAENMQQEVDSLCLQKGELEKKMVSKKNESLAQVKGLSEQVNAMQKELKIIRQQKTELETQLDKKNKEISKHLQQMENLKHELTKRDTVEKKMTEEKEYFLAKVKDLESEVNSLRNKKKNLEKQIKNRNHENNRLRQENEILISRIFGLEGTLTERGDEIYALREECENGNIEASAQLMKFTTQVSNLKQEMDSLQAQKGQLDLQIEIQNKHYLNKLTEMENRNDNLTDTIGRIERENQKYLEILSEKENQNHNLTVKISDQQKIIKEHEETIKKFNKEHKQAKIWFSESKLNVRFVERKMEELAEKYRINLEDSVRLLYQRIRVAEQIHNENKESHKKFKEMYEKENEDLKEKLATYQDPDTKLKQISKIAKCTLLELDLVMLKFEEGHKNFENRIVKMTEELESAKTWVSENAGVIKRLKHNVDFLTTQMNEKEEQESVLREKVWKLEASVGKEAGERLNLVKGLSQLESQVANLEKEVKDKDEDLLSLREEKREAIRQLCVLIDHHRSRYDDLKEAVSKRSAATAARGRIAI from the coding sequence ATGTTATTCTTAACCGTTGCCACTTCATTTGATGTTAGAGTTATTTTTCTTAGAGAATTTGTGTTATCTGcagaaattgaaaataatgTGACGAGGATCTTCAAGCTTATAAAAAACGAAGACCTAGGGAAGAAAGATGGAAACCGAAAAGATTTGAAGAAAGAGTCAGAACTTGTTGCGCTGATTGAGAACTTTTACGAACAGTACCAGTCACTATATGCTTTGTATGATCATCTTGTAGGAGAGTCTGGGAGAATCGTTCGTGGCAAGAAAGAGCGAAAAGGTTTTTCCATGTCTCCCTCCAGCTCAGATTCCGAATACTATTCTTCAGAAGACATTGAAGGTAACAATGCCAGATTGGAAAGATCTAACAGCATCAAGCATGAACTAAAAAATGAACATTCGGAAGGCTCTGGTGATCTAAAGAGAAAGTCGGTATCTGGAAATGGAGAAAAGGAAGCAATAAATTCAGAATATTTGGCAGCATTGAGAAAACTAAAACAAGCAGAGATTGTAGACAATGATTTGAAGGATGAAGTTGATGAAAAAGTAAAGGAACTTTCAGCTCTTGTCGAAGCTCACGAGGCTCATGGGAATCATTCATCAGCTCGAGTAAAAGAGTTGGAGGGACAGTTAACTGGTTTTAAAATGGAGTTGGAATCCTTGTGCAGCCAGAAACGAGATTTGGAAGCATGGAAGGAAGGTAAATCTGCTGAAGCTAAACAGCTAGGAGATAAAAATATTGGATTACATGCGCGCATTTTGGAACTTGAGTTAGTTTTAAAAGAAAGAGATGATGAAATATCTGATCTCAAGTACAAACTCAAGGGAAATGAGGAGGGCTCAGTATCAAAAATTTCAGAATTGATGACACGAGCCGAAAATATGCAACAGGAAGTTGATTCGTTGTGTTTGCAAAAAGGTGAACTGGAGAAAAAGATGGTGAGTAAAAAGAATGAATCACTAGCGCAAGTCAAGGGCTTAAGCGAGCAGGTCAATGCAATGCAGAAGGAATTGAAGATCATTCGCCAGCAAAAAACTGAATTAGAAACGCAACTGGATAAGAAGAACAAAGAAATCTCCAAGCATCTGCAACAAATGGAAAATCTAAAACACGAGTTAACAAAAAGGGACACAGTTGAGAAGAAAATGACGGAAGAAAAAGAATATTTTCTCGCGAAGGTGAAGGACTTGGAATCAGAAGTGAACTCTCTACGcaataaaaagaagaatttgGAAAAGCAGATTAAAAACAGAAACCATGAGAACAACAGGTTGAGACAAGAAAATGAGATTCTCATTTCTAGAATTTTTGGGTTGGAGGGAACGTTGACTGAGAGAGGGGATGAGATTTACGCTCTTCGTGAAGAATGCGAGAATGGAAATATTGAAGCTTCTGCTCAACTTATGAAATTCACGACGCAGGTAAGCAATTTGAAACAAGAAATGGATTCCTTGCAGGCTCAGAAAGGCCAGTTGGATTTGCAGATTGAGATACAAAACAAGCACTATTTGAACAAACTGACTGAAATGGAAAATCGAAACGATAACTTGACAGACACGATTGGCCGGATTGAGAGAGAGAACCAAAAGTATTTGGAAATACTGAGTGAGAAGGAAAATCAAAACCATAACTTGACAGTCAAGATTTCCGATCAGCAGAAGATTATTAAGGAACATGAAGAAActatcaagaagttcaacaagGAGCATAAACAAGCTAAAATTTGGTTTTCGGAATCCAAGTTAAATGTACGATTTGTCGAAAGGAAGATGGAAGAATTGGCAGAGAAGTATAGAATCAATCTTGAAGATAGCGTGCGCCTCTTATATCAGAGAATCAGGGTAGCAGAACAAATACACAATGAAAACAAGGAAAGCCACAAGAAGTTCAAAGAGATGTACGAGAAAGAAAACGAAGATCTTAAAGAAAAGCTAGCAACGTATCAAGATCCGGACACAAAGTTGAAGCAAATATCGAAAATAGCAAAATGTACATTGCTTGAATTGGACTTAGTGATGCTTAAATTTGAGGAGGGACACAAGAACTTTGAAAATCGGATTGTGAAAATGACGGAGGAGCTTGAGTCTGCAAAAACTTGGGTTAGCGAGAATGCTGGTGTGATCAAACGTTTAAAGCACAATGTAGATTTCTTAACCACACAAATGAATGAAAAGGAAGAGCAGGAGAGTGTGTTGAGAGAAAAAGTTTGGAAGTTGGAAGCGTCCGTGGGCAAGGAAGCTGGGGAGAGGCTGAACTTAGTAAAAGGGTTAAGCCAACTAGAGAGTCAGGTGGCAAATCTTGAGAAAGAAGTAAAGGACAAGGATGAAGACTTGCTGAGTCT
- the LOC137713300 gene encoding uncharacterized protein, with protein MEQFRHIGEVLGSMKALMMLRDEILINQCQCCLLHDVFTLAFDTIGEEILLNLKLEEKKTKWKALEQPLRELHRVFKEGELYIRHCMDAKNWWGKTILLHQNKDCVEFHIHNLFCYYAAVIEAIENAGEIAGLDQEEMHKKRILLTRKYDREWNDPKLFQWRFGKQYLVPKAICNRLESAWREDRWQLVEALKVKKISGSFGLTRNEQQLGDLLLKKLGGSETLNGKLFPSSILLESEYYSVRRWLGGGTQYKEIQWLGQNFAMRHFFGDIEPLNSEISTLLALSHPNVLQYHSGFYDEEKKECFLVMELMNKDLHCYMKENCGARRQVLFSIPVVVDIMLQIARGMEYLHSRKIYHGELNPLNVFLKARSCTEGYFQVKVSGYGLSSVHKSTYRKSQQKNEINPLIWCAPEVLAEQEQPGNKGLTKYTEKADVYSFAMLCFEILTGKVPFEDSHLQGDKMSNTIRAGGRPLFPYPSPKYLVNLTKRCWHSDPSQRLSFSSICRILRYIKKFLTLNPYDDQPLLQSPPMDYCEIETWFLKNSSAAEYTDLSSISQLPFQMFSYRLGEKEKTSPDIVRVSSLDSLSDTASAICKQKSPNGKVDTVSIAEDPFAPLSESRSICSDVRSVYDLRSVCSEAPMQRTLTAKKRQDATARKASGYTGTSKTPTTARTSTQRLSTPRLASPRFPSPKLASPKLPPAKPCQRSMKTNQSPPPPSPMNTKSSASRSRHRTRGHVSDSEIH; from the exons ATGGAACAATTCCGGCATATTGGGGAGGTTTTGGGAAGTATGAAGGCTCTGATGATGTTAAGAGATGAGATTCTGATCAATCAATGCCAGTGCTGTTTGTTGCATGATGTGTTCACGTTGGCGTTTGACACTATCGGAGAGGAGATCCTACTGAACCTGAAACTCGAAGAGAAGAAGACGAAATGGAAAGCGCTCGAGCAGCCTCTGAGGGAGCTGCACAGAGTTTTCAAGGAAGGGGAGCTGTACATTCGGCATTGCATGGACGCAAAAAACTGGTGGGGGAAAACAATCCTCCTCCATCAGAACAAGGACTGCGTCGAATTTCACATTCATAACTTGTTCTGCTACTACGCGGCCGTGATTGAGGCGATTGAGAATGCTGGAGAGATTGCGGGGCTCGATCAGGAGGAGATGCACAAGAAGAGGATTCTGCTCACAAGGAAGTATGATAGAGAGTGGAATGACCCCAAACTTTTCCAATGGAGATTTGGGAAGCAGTATTTGGTCCCGAAGGCGATCTGCAACAGGTTGGAGAGTGCTTGGAGGGAAGATAGATGGCAGCTTGTCGAAGCTCTGAAGGTGAAAAAGATTTCAGGATCCTTTGGTTTGACGAGGAATGAGCAGCAACTTGGAGACTTGCTGCTCAAGAAACTCGGTGGGTCGGAAACCTTAAATGGGAAGCTCTTTCCGAGCTCAATCTTACTGGAATCTGAGTACTACAGCGTTAGGCGGTGGTTAGGAGGAGGAACGCAGTACAAGGAGATCCAGTGGTTGGGGCAGAACTTTGCCATGAGACACTTCTTTGGGGATATTGAGCCGTTGAATTCGGAGATTTCAACTCTCCTCGCACTTTCCCACCCCAATGTGCTGCAGTACCATTCGGGGTTTTATGATGAGGAGAAGAAGGAATGCTTTCTTGTTATGGAGTTGATGAACAAGGATCTGCACTGCTACATGAAGGAAAACTGCGGCGCGAGAAGGCAGGTATTGTTTTCAATCCCGGTAGTGGTTGATATCATGCTTCAGATTGCAAGAGGCATGGAATATCTGCACTCTAGGAAGATCTACCATGGGGAGTTGAACCCATTGAATGTCTTTCTCAAGGCAAGGAGCTGCACAGAAGGCTATTTTCAAGTAAAAGTCTCAGGTTACGGTTTATCATCCGTGCACAAATCTACTTATCGAAAATCACAGCAGAAGAACGAAATCAACCCTTTGATTTGGTGTGCCCCGGAAGTCCTAGCTGAGCAAGAGCAACCAGGAAACAAAGGTCTTACCAAATACACGGAGAAAGCGGATGTATACAGCTTCGCCATGCTTTGCTTTGAGATCTTGACAGGGAAGGTTCCCTTCGAAGATTCACATCTCCAAGGGGACAAGATGAGCAACACTATAAGAGCAGGAGGGAGGCCTCTCTTCCCCTACCCTTCACCAAAATACCTCGTCAATTTAACCAAGAGATGCTGGCACAGTGACCCCTCTCAGCGCCTGAGCTTCTCGTCCATCTGTCGCATTTTGCGCTACATAAAGAAGTTCCTTACTCTGAACCCCTATGACGATCAGCCTTTACTGCAATCCCCTCCTATGGATTACTGCGAGATAGAGACATGGTTCCTGAAGAATAGTTCAGCTGCCGAATACACCGATTTATCCTCAATATCGCAACTTCCATTCCAAATGTTCTCTTACCGGCTAGGGGAGAAGGAAAAGACTAGCCCAGACATCGTGAGGGTTAGTAGTCTGGATTCCTTAAGTGATACAGCATCAGCGATTTGCAAGCAAAAATCTCCGAACGGCAAAGTTGACACTGTGTCCATTGCAGAAGATCCATTCGCACCACTAAGCGAATCGAGGTCCATTTGCTCTGATGTGAGGTCTGTTTATGATCTGAGGTCAGTTTGTTCCGAGGCTCCAATGCAGAGAACTCTCACTGCGAAGAAACGTCAAGACGCGACAGCTAGAAAAGCCTCAG GTTACACTGGGACATCAAAAACACCAACCACAGCAAGGACATCAACACAAAGACTTTCAACACCAAGACTTGCGTCGCCAAGATTTCCCTCGCCAAAACTTGCTTCACCGAAACTTCCGCCTGCAAAACCATGTCAACGCAGTATGAAGACAAACCAAAGCCCTCCACCGCCAAGTCCTATGAACACAAAGAGTAGTGCGAGCCGAAGCAGGCACAGAACGAGGGGGCACGTTTCGGACTCGGAGATACATTAG
- the LOC137712694 gene encoding uncharacterized protein, translating into MGSYKDADPSLGFLTRKDTEVKLPRPTRVKNKTPAPVQITAEQILREARERQEAEIRPPKQKITDPTELADYRLRKRKEFEDLIRRVRWNVSVWIKYAQWEESQKDFKRARSVWERALEVDYRNHTLWLKYAEVEMKNKFINHARNVWDRAVTLLPRVDQLWYKYIHMEEIIGNVAGARQIYERWMNWMPDQQGWLSFIKFELRYNEVERARAIFERFVQCHPKVGAWIRFAKFEMKNGEVARARNVYERAVEILADDEEAEQLFVAFAEFEERCKETDRARCIYKFALDHIPKGRADDLYKKFVGFEKQYGDRQGIEDAIVGKRRFQYEDEVRKNPLNYDAWFDYIRLEESAGNKDRIREVYERAIANVPPAQEKRYWQRYIYLWINYALYEELDASDMERTRDVYKECLNLIPHQKFSFAKIWLLAAQFEIRQLNLKGARMILGNAIGKAPKDKIFKKYIEIELNLGNMDRCRKLYEKYLEWSPENCYAWTKYAELEQSLCETERTRSLFELAIAQPSLDMPELLWKAYIDFEISEGEFERTRELYKRLLDRTKHLKVWISYAKFEASAIVEDGVDSDMAEDQTQDYLLEQKKQCLLRARRVFEKAVNYFRTSAPELKEERGMLLEEWLNMEASFGDLGDVSLVQSKLPKKLKKRRPIMTEDGPAGYEEYIDYMFPEEAQTTNLKILEAAYKWKRQKVSSDED; encoded by the exons ATGGGCTCCTACAAGGATGCAGACCCATCCCTAGGGTTCCTAACCCGAAAGGACACCGAGGTCAAGCTCCCACGACCCACTAGGGTTAAGAACAAAACCCCAGCCCCTGTACAAATCACCGCAGAGCAAATTCTTCGGGAGGCTCGTGAGCGTCAGGAGGCTGAAATCCGACCTCCCAAACAGAAGATCACTGATCCCACTGAGCTTGCTGATTACCGCCTCCGCAAGCGCAAGGAATTTGAGGACCTAATCCGGCGTGTGAGGTGGAATGTCAGTGTATGGATCAAGTATGCGCAATGGGAGGAGTCCCAGAAGGACTTCAAGCGTGCTCGCTCTGTTTGGGAGCGTGCTCTTGAGGTCGATTATCGGAACCACACCCTGTGGCTTAAGTATGCTGAGGTGGAGATGAAGAACAAGTTCATTAACCATGCGAGAAACGTGTGGGACCGCGCGGTCACACTCTTGCCCAGAGTTGACCAGCTCTGGTACAAGTACATTCACATGGAAGAGATTATAGGGAATGTGGCCGGTGCTCGACAGATATACGAGAGGTGGATGAATTGGATGCCGGACCAGCAAGGTTGGCTCTCCTTCATCAAGTTTGAGCTTCGCTATAATGAAGTGGAGCGTGCTAGAGCAATTTTTGAGCGGTTTGTGCAATGTCATCCAAAAGTTGGTGCGTGGATTCGGTTTGccaaatttgagatgaagaatggtgaggttGCGAGGGCGAGAAATGTGTATGAGAGAGCAGTGGAGATTCTAGCCGATGACGAGGAGGCTGAGCAGTTATTTGTGGCTTTCGCTGAATTCGAAGAGCGGTGCAAAGAAACTGATCGAGCAAGGTGTATTTATAAGTTTGCACTTGATCATATTCCCAAAGGAAGGGCCGATGACTTGTATAAGAAGTTTGTGGGTTTCGAGAAGCAGTATGGAGATAGACAAGGCATTGAGGATGCAATTGTGGGAAAGAGGAGGTTTCAGTATGAGGATGAGGTTAGGAAGAACCCTCTTAATTATGATGCGTGGTTTGATTATATAAGGCTAGAAGAGAGTGCAGGGAATAAGGATAGAATTAGAGAAGTTTATGAGCGAGCAATTGCTAATGTTCCTCCGGCTCAGGAGAAGCGATATTGGCAACGATACATTTATTTATG GATTAACTATGCACTCTACGAGGAGCTTGATGCTTCAGACATGGAGCGTACACGAGATGTGTATAA GGAGTGCCTTAATCTGATTCCTCACCAGAAGTTTTCGTTTGCTAAAATATGGCTCCTTGCTGCCCAGTTTGAAATACGGCAGCTGAATCTCAAGGGTGCACGAATGATCCTTGGCAATGCAATAGGCAAGGCACCTAAAGATAAG ATATTTAAGAAGTATATTGAGATCGAGCTGAACCTTGGGAATATGGATCGATGTCGGAAGTTGTACGAAAAGTATCTGGAGTGGTCCCCAGAAAATTGTTATGCGTGGACCAAGTATGCAGAGTTAGAGCAATCTTTATGCGAGACAGAACGAACCAGGTCGCTTTTTGAACTTGCAATTGCCCAACCATCACTTGACATGCCCGAGTTGTTGTGGAAG GCATACATTGACTTTGAAATATCAGAGGGTGAATTTGAGAGAACTAGAGAACTTTACAAGAGACTCCTAGACCGAACAAAACACCTAAAGGTGTGGATCAGTTATGCGAAATTTGAGGCATCTGCTATAGTGGAAGATGGTGTGGATTCAGATATGGCCGAAGACCAAACCCAGGATTATCTTCTTGAACAGAAGAAACAATGTCTTCTCCGTGCTCGAA GGGTTTTTGAGAAAGCTGTTAACTACTTTAGAACTTCAGCACCTGAGTTGAAGGAAGAAAGAGGTATGTTGCTCGAAGAGTGGTTGAACATGGAGGCGAGCTTTGGAGATTTGGGTGATGTTAGCTTAGTTCAATCTAAGCTTCCAAAGAAACTGAAGAAGAGGAGGCCAATAATGACTGAAGACGGCCCTGCTGG GTACGAGGAATATATTGATTACATGTTCCCGGAGGAAGCTCAGACGACAAATCTCAAGATATTGGAAGCTGCCTACAAGTGGAAGAGGCAAAAGGTGTCTTCTGATGAGGACTAG